In the Candidatus Omnitrophota bacterium genome, one interval contains:
- a CDS encoding GTP-binding protein yields the protein MAKEQFVRSKPHVNVGTIGHIDHGKTTLTASILATLAKKGKATAKS from the coding sequence ATGGCAAAGGAACAATTTGTAAGGAGTAAGCCGCACGTTAACGTAGGTACAATAGGTCATATCGACCATGGTAAGACTACTTTGACAGCATCTATCCTTGCAACTCTTGCTAAGAAGGGCAAAGCAACCGCTAAGAGCT
- the fusA gene encoding elongation factor G, producing MTETKELTRIEKLRNIGIIAHIDAGKTTTTERILFATGKIHKLGDVDDGNTSMDFMVQEQERGITIMSAATTCFWKDKNINIIDTPGHVDFTVEVERSLKVLDGAVVVFCAVGGVQPQSETVWRQADKYKVPRIAFVNKMDRTGANFLSVVEQIKARLGSRPLILQIPIGAEGNFKGMIDLVTMKAYVYKGEDENSTFDVEEIPADLKPLASEYRHKLIEVLGEAHEIVMEKYINEQGIYPNELISYIRHATVAGNIIPVLCGASAKNRGIQPLLDAVVEYMPSPVDIPPVKGKNPETNEDVERKPSEDEKFCGLIFKIKADPFVGKLAYLRVYSGVLKSGEYIYNSTKDVKERLGKLVKMHANKQEIIEFARAGDIVAAVGLKNTKTADTLCDEDNPIVLEAIHFPEPVISMAIEPKTKADEEKLGMALNRLEEEDPTFRVTYNKETGQTIISGMGELHLEIIVDRMLREFNVAANVDKPQVAYKETITKSNRSVGKFVQQSGGRGQYGHVVFDVAPSAKGTGIVFNNKIIGGAIPREYISSVEEGVIEAAKSGVLAGYPVTDLEVTLVDGSYHEVDSSDIAFKLAARIGLNEAMKNGGAVLLEPIMNLEVEVPEQYMGDVIGDLNSRRVRISAITDRGNLKVVRGDAPLNEMFGYSTTVRSLTQGRATYTMEPSFFQEVPRNISDKIVKKAA from the coding sequence ATGACAGAGACTAAAGAATTAACAAGAATAGAGAAGCTGCGCAACATAGGTATAATAGCGCATATCGACGCAGGTAAGACCACTACGACCGAGCGGATACTGTTCGCTACCGGCAAGATACATAAGCTCGGAGACGTAGATGACGGTAATACTTCTATGGACTTCATGGTCCAGGAGCAGGAGCGCGGCATTACTATAATGAGCGCGGCCACGACTTGTTTCTGGAAAGACAAGAACATAAATATTATAGATACGCCCGGCCACGTCGATTTTACAGTAGAAGTTGAAAGATCTTTGAAGGTCCTGGACGGGGCGGTGGTAGTATTCTGCGCGGTAGGCGGTGTGCAGCCCCAATCCGAAACTGTGTGGAGACAGGCTGATAAATATAAGGTACCGAGAATAGCATTCGTTAATAAGATGGATAGAACGGGCGCCAACTTCCTTTCCGTGGTCGAGCAGATAAAGGCAAGGCTCGGATCGAGACCCCTGATATTGCAGATACCGATAGGAGCCGAAGGTAATTTTAAAGGCATGATAGATCTTGTCACAATGAAAGCATATGTATATAAAGGGGAAGACGAAAACTCAACTTTCGACGTGGAAGAGATTCCCGCGGATCTTAAGCCTCTTGCGAGCGAATACCGGCATAAGCTAATTGAGGTTTTGGGTGAGGCTCATGAGATAGTTATGGAGAAGTATATAAATGAACAAGGCATATATCCTAACGAGCTTATTTCATATATAAGGCACGCTACTGTTGCGGGCAATATCATACCGGTGCTCTGCGGAGCATCCGCTAAAAATAGGGGCATTCAGCCATTGTTGGATGCCGTAGTAGAATACATGCCGTCACCTGTGGATATACCGCCTGTTAAAGGCAAGAATCCGGAGACCAATGAAGATGTCGAGAGGAAACCGTCTGAAGATGAAAAATTCTGCGGCCTCATATTCAAGATAAAGGCCGATCCGTTTGTGGGCAAGCTCGCCTATCTGCGGGTATATTCCGGAGTGCTTAAGAGCGGAGAATATATATATAATTCAACGAAAGACGTAAAAGAGAGATTAGGAAAGCTTGTTAAGATGCATGCTAATAAGCAGGAGATAATAGAATTCGCTCGTGCTGGTGACATAGTTGCGGCAGTCGGCTTAAAAAATACCAAGACTGCGGACACGCTATGTGATGAGGACAATCCCATAGTGTTGGAAGCGATACATTTCCCCGAGCCGGTTATCTCGATGGCTATAGAGCCGAAGACAAAAGCTGATGAAGAAAAATTAGGCATGGCCCTGAATAGACTTGAAGAAGAAGACCCGACATTCAGGGTTACATATAATAAAGAAACAGGCCAGACTATTATAAGCGGTATGGGCGAACTCCATCTGGAAATTATAGTAGATAGAATGCTGCGCGAATTTAACGTCGCGGCCAACGTCGATAAACCGCAGGTTGCTTATAAAGAGACTATTACGAAGTCCAATCGCTCTGTCGGTAAGTTTGTCCAGCAGTCCGGTGGACGCGGTCAATATGGACATGTTGTATTCGATGTAGCTCCGTCAGCGAAGGGTACAGGGATAGTATTCAATAACAAGATTATCGGCGGCGCGATACCGCGTGAATATATATCCAGCGTAGAAGAAGGTGTTATTGAAGCCGCAAAGAGCGGCGTGTTGGCCGGATACCCGGTAACCGACCTTGAAGTAACGCTTGTCGACGGTTCGTATCATGAAGTCGATTCATCAGATATAGCGTTTAAACTGGCAGCAAGAATAGGATTGAATGAGGCTATGAAGAATGGCGGCGCGGTGCTGCTCGAGCCCATTATGAACCTGGAAGTCGAAGTTCCGGAACAGTATATGGGAGATGTTATAGGCGATCTCAATTCGCGAAGAGTCAGAATATCGGCTATAACAGATAGAGGGAATCTTAAAGTAGTAAGAGGCGATGCGCCATTAAATGAAATGTTCGGTTATTCAACCACGGTTAGGAGCCTTACACAGGGTAGGGCCACCTATACAATGGAGCCTTCCTTCTTCCAGGAAGTGCCAAGAAATATATCAGATAAGATAGTAAAGAAAGCAGCTTAA
- the rpsG gene encoding 30S ribosomal protein S7, producing the protein MRRRRAEKRQVTPDPKYKNVTVSRFINIIMTQGKRAIAEKIVYRCFDILAEKTGKGSLEVFQKALDNARPLLEVKPRRIGGATYQIPIEVKAERGMSIAMRWIRNFARAKKGKPMEIKLADEILDAFKGEGGAMKKREDTHKMAEANKAFAHYRW; encoded by the coding sequence ATGAGAAGACGTAGAGCAGAGAAAAGACAGGTAACCCCGGATCCGAAATATAAGAATGTAACCGTTTCGCGCTTTATAAATATTATTATGACCCAGGGTAAGCGCGCGATCGCGGAAAAGATAGTTTACAGATGTTTTGATATTTTGGCCGAGAAGACCGGCAAGGGTTCTTTGGAAGTATTCCAGAAGGCTTTAGATAACGCCCGCCCTTTACTGGAAGTAAAGCCCCGCAGAATAGGCGGCGCGACATACCAGATCCCGATAGAAGTAAAAGCGGAGCGCGGCATGTCGATAGCGATGAGATGGATACGGAACTTCGCCAGAGCGAAAAAAGGCAAGCCTATGGAGATAAAGCTGGCAGACGAGATACTGGATGCTTTTAAGGGTGAAGGCGGCGCTATGAAGAAGAGAGAAGATACGCATAAGATGGCGGAAGCGAATAAGGCGTTCGCTCATTACAGATGGTAA